Proteins from one Oncorhynchus tshawytscha isolate Ot180627B linkage group LG16, Otsh_v2.0, whole genome shotgun sequence genomic window:
- the LOC112231213 gene encoding 60S acidic ribosomal protein P2 — MRYVAAYLLAALGGNTNPSSQNIKDILGSVGIEADDQRLAKVISELMGKDINEVLNAGMSKLASVPVGGAVAVSAAGGSAAVAPGAAPALEEKEEKKEESEESDEDMGFGLFD; from the exons ATGCGTTACGTGGCCGCCTACCTGTTGGCAGCGCTGGGTGGCAACACCAACCCCAGCAGTCAGAACATCAAAGACATCCTGGGCAGCGTTGGCATCGAGGCTGACGACCAGCGCCTGGCTAAG GTCATCAGTGAGCTGATGGGAAAAGACATCAATGAAGTCCTGAACGCAG gaatGTCCAAGTTGGCCTCCGTGCCAGTAGGGGGGGCTGTGGCGGTGTCAGCGGCTGGTGgatctgctgctgttgctcctgggGCCGCTCCTGCCT tggaagagaaggaggagaagaaggaggagtcTGAGGAGTCAGATGAAGACATGGGTTTTGGTCTCTTTGATTAG